The Cryptomeria japonica chromosome 2, Sugi_1.0, whole genome shotgun sequence region TACACATTTCACATTTCTAACCTCCTTAAATTATATTGTTTAATCCTAGTTTCTATTTAACCAAATTCATAACCAAATTCATAACCCGTCTTTTTGTTTTAGATTAGAAGAATATTCTCTTTCAAAAGATTACAAAATCATTATAGAGTAAGTTCTCCAATGTTCAAATGCCTAGAAATGACCACCTTTATGGTTATGCTAATGATACATCAACATAAAAGAACATCTCTAaatatgtgtgcatatatataatGTGAGAAATAAGTATATGAAAATACATGTCATCAAATGAATATTACTATAATAAAGAATCTTAACTATACAAAATTATACTAAAAtataatgtattaaatcattcttAAAAGAATAATATAAATATACAAGTTTTACTATACAATTTAATCAAtcaaaaattatattttgaatgCTATTCTATACAATATTGAATTGAAAATTCTTATTTTGTTTttcaatataatattaaatataaacatTTCATGTGATATAAATTTTGAATGGTAGTACATTTGGAATTTGTTCTATAACGAACTACAAAATATATATTGATGTAGCAACAAGCCAGAATAAATATAAATGTACAAATCATATAAAAAAACAAGCCATGAAATTTAAAAAACCTGACCCAATTGATATTCCTGGCATAACAAGAACTAGTTACATCTCAACATTTAATTTAAAAACCTGACCTAATTGATATTCCTGACATAACAAGAACTAGTTACATCTCAACATTTGATATGATATAAATTTTGAATCATTTGATGTGATATAAATTTTGAATGACAACACAATAAACATGAACTATTGAACAAAAATTCATTGCTTTCAAAATCCTACTCACAAAAAGTACTCTTTTGTCTCTTTTGTGAGATAAAAGATGAATGGGAGATATACatatactagcacttgcacctaaATGAGGTGCAACAATTATGCCGATAGTAGTAAAATTAGATGACAATGCAAATTTTAGGATTTTGAATGAAAAGTTGTAGAATAAGGCTTGCTAAAAGCAAATATTTCACTTGCAAGATCAAATCCAAAGGAGTGTTCTATATTGCACAAGACTTAGTAATTGAGTCTGTTACATAGTTTGCAATGAAATTAAAGTGTGGCTACAatagtacaaaatagagacatctcAGTGAAAAAGTAGTTGCAATAGTTTTAGTGAATGCATACTTGAGTATGATGTAGAAGCAATAGTACAAAATGAAAAAAACAGTCAACTGCATTAAGAGTTTGCTAAATTTGTAACTCTAAATACAAACATttttttgaaactttcttgttcttTTTCCAAATTCTGAATCATTTACAACATTTGGGCCTTAGGTAGGGCACCCTATATTTGATGTAATCTTTAGTATCAAATGTTATAAATCAACTTTAGATCTTACAATTATTCATTATTTTTGTAAAATCAAAAAATATTGTAAAAGGGCAAAAAAACCCAAAACTCTAGAaatctctatatttttcaaattattcTAGGTGATGTGAAAATCATCTATAGAAAATCCCATTTCTAATGTGAAATAGAAAAATGTTAAACATGAACGTTTAACACAAATCCGCATCAAATAATAGTTCGATGGATGTTTATACCCCATTCCATAGCTCCAATTTTGGCATAAGTAGGGAGGATGCTCACAAACATTGTGGAATTTGCCTTTACCCCTGCCAATTGCATtttattgaaagtttctaaagccttttcaatgaatccaTTAGGTGCATATTGCGTGCTTATACTTGTGTGGATTATGTGTATGTTCTTATTCTTTATGAAGGTTTTCATAGGAATCTTCCATTTGGTGTTTTTTAAAATAAACTTAGCATAGGCCTTTATATGATAAGTTATATGATTAATTATTAGAATTTTATCTGATTAAGTTATGTTGATGTATCCTATTAGGAATGTTTATGTAATTTAGAATAATGTAATGGAGTAAAGTTATCATCGTGTGATTAACTCAGTGAAGTTTATAATTACATGCTAGTAAGTGTTGCTTCATAGCAACATTAGAAAACTCTTAGAGGATTGTTGTGAGTTGTGATTAAGTCTTCTACTAGAAATTGCTATGATTCACCTATGTTATGTAATAACTTTATTTAGTGTTGTATTGAGTTAAAAGATAGTTAATGTACTAGTATTCCTTTGAAAAGAAAATActttctatgtgttttgttttattAGTTCTTATTCCTCTAGGCTTCCCTGGAGGGGTTTTATAAGCTGGGAGTGAAAATGTTTGAATCTTCTATCCAATGTAATGTACTTTAGAAGAAGCAAAGCCACCTCATTCTAGACACCATAAAAATCTTCCCTGTTGAAATCACTTCGCTGACAAGCTACATTCTCTCCCAGCTTTAGGAACCTCATACAATTATCTTTGTAGTTCGCCTTTGGTTTCTTGGAGAAGGTCGGACCTTCCACAATAAGATATGTTGTGATGGGAATAAACTCCATAGAAACTATAAAAATCACACCTCCGAGTTTAACTCTGTTTCCATTCTAGGATTGGGCAAACTGCTCCAAGAGGGAAGAGTTAAAACCCTTCATGCCCTTAATATAAGATGCTAGATTCCCTCACTCAACCTTCTTCCAGAGAACTTCATTCTACTTGAAATTCTCACACTTGTTTAGCTAGGTTTGAATGAGATCTCAACATATGGTTAATCCTTTTGTAGGAGAACCAATAAGAGTGACTGGTGTAGGGTTTCAAAAAACAAGTCTAGGAAAATATCAGCAAGACGTAGCATTCGAGGAGCTATTGCTTTCACTTGTTTtaataaaccaactcaaaatcatCAAATGATTAAAGTACAAGATGATAAATAAAAGGTGATATTTAGATCATTATGTATATTTAGGATTGATGTGTACTTCTATCATGGCATTTATATCATTAGGCAACTCATGTTGCTCCATCCATATTTTAAACCTGTTGGAGAAGGGAACAAGGTTTGCCAGCTTGTTTGTAGTCTAGTTCCCCTCGGTAAATGTGTGATTGATCCTTACATGGACAAAACTGGATATGACACTTTGGCATTCGGTGATCAGGTCCCTAGTGTTCTAACCTAGTGTGGCTTTCCCTTAAAGTAACATGATGACATTGTTAGAGTCACCTTCTATAATTATTTTTTGGTAACCTTGTACTTGGTGATAGATATCCCATAGTATGCCACCACCAGTTCTACAAATTTGGATGTTTGAATGCCAAGGTTAACCACATAGGCCTACACATCTTTCCAAATGGATCTCTAATGGCCCTACCCCTGCCTACCACCCTGAGTTTCCTTTAGATGACTCATTGAAGTTTACCAATCAATGTTAGGGGGtaccatttgatattttttctaTGCACAATATGAAGGGAattaaaaagagagggaattagatATTTCCTAATTTTTTGCAATATGCCAATCTAGGGTTAAGGGTGGATGAGAATTGTTGTACCTTTCAAAACATTTCATATTCTCTTTGACATGGTTAATTATGGAGTAGGATAAAGCTTCTACTAAATCTTTCAATATTTGAATattgtattgttatattatttccATGAGTTGAACTCATAAGTCTAATTCTAGGCAACTTTAACATAATCCAAAATTTCTTCACAAAATTGAAATTGGTAAGGTGGCAATTAAAGCAATGTTGAACCAGAAAGAAAAATGAAAGCTTGGGTTGGTGAGATAATGAGTGCTATACTCATTCCATCCCCACCAGGTTCGGTTATTCCCTGCTACGATTAATGGCAGAGGGTCTTGATCTATCTGTGTGTGTGGGACAGTAGGAACTATTGTTTCCCacccacttaattaattaatcagccTACTAAAATAAGAACTATAGTCCCACATGTTACATATAGAATCTGGCCCAAGCCTAtgaatagtaggggcctcccacaACTAGAAAGTTCTCCATGATCCCCCGCCCCATTATAGCTAGTGCAACCTTTCCTTCCCAATCGTGATATCCTAAATGATAGCTTGGTAGGGGGGCATGTGATGTATAGAATCTAGCGGCGAATTGCCATAAACAAGCGCGCCCTGGTGCCACTCTCCAGAGACCTTTTTAGTGTTTTGTCTACGTGCACTTCATTTACTGGTTGAATTAAAACAACCATTTATAGCTTGGCATGTCTACGTTTGAAAGTGTTCCGTCCTACTATTACTACATAGTTCAGTATTTTTATACCATCCCAAAAATTAGGCCTGGGATCGATCTCAAATAAATCATTTATAGAAGTTGAAACAAGAAAGTTGGGTTGGGAAATTCAAGTTCTGATTGTAGTACCTGTTCGAGTGGATGAGAGAGTTGATAGCAAGACTTGAGTGATAAGCCATACTGGTGGAGTTCAAGAAATGGACGAGGGAGAGGCAACAAACAGCTACACTTCTGCTAAATGGATTGAGAGAGGTTGTTTTCAAGTAGTTGGATTGTTGGGCAATTCTTGCTTCGTATATAAGCTTAGCTGACTATATACATCACATTTCTCAATAAGCTGGCGAACCCAAAGGACGACATACCCTTTCCCCAAATACCCATTGTTCGGTCAGGTTAGGCAGAAGCTCCGGCAGTTGTTTCATCATTTTACCTATAAGGAGTTGATACTTGAGTTGAAAAGGCAGAAAAAGAGGCTACACCAACATAGGTAGAGGTGGCTACAACAACATAGGTAGAGGTGGGAAAGGAAATTTAAGTTATAAATATTCAATCTTTGTTTCCACCTTCTATGCTACTAAGGGTGCGTTTGGGACTCAATTTATCATCCCATCATCaaattatttttctctctctcACATAGAAGAAAGATAAGTTAATTTGGATGGGCGCTCTAAAACCCTCTGAGTCACATGTCTTGGCTATCAACCAACACACAAAAGTATAGAAAAGACAAAGTAGTAATAATAaggagaagaaacaaaagaatgagaAGAAGGATAAGAAACAAGCTGCCCTAAAAGTAGGTAATGAGACCCAATATTCTAATGGTGACAAGCCTAAGAAATAGAAGGTCAaatgtgcctattgtaaaagaACTGGTCATAATGAGCATAAATGTTTGAAGAAATAAATTGATCAATTAACATATATTCTTGAAAAGAATTATATCAGTGTACTTGAGTCAATAAAATAGAGTTCAACTAAAGTGTCTAACAAAGCTAAATAAAATAACAAGGGGATAGGAAAGGGCAAAGCCCTTGTAGAATTTTTTAAACCACAACAACTTTGGCTCTTAATTTGGATGcctcacaccacatggcttcatcaaaGGATGAACTTGAATCTATAGACCCATGTtccatgccttctattttgatggGTGAAAACACTCTTATTGAGGTGTGTGTGGAGGGTCTATTAATTTGGGGGATGGTACATTCCATGATATCCTTTGTGTGTCCTcactatcaactaatctcctattaaTATAATAGAGCACTCGCACAAGTTCATGAAAGTGGGTTGAGTTCTCTCCTAATCTAGTGATAATTCATGAGATACATAATGATTGTATTGTTGTAGTTAGGAGAACATATTATCAGTCACAACTTTatgtattttctgattttattcTCGATCTTCATTTATTTTGCTCACTCATTATGATAAAGTGATTACCACGACATACACACCTACTTATATTATAGGTTCAATATCTCCTCTGGGTACTATGACATCTATACCTACTTACCATGTATCCTTGAACTAAATTGGTAAAAATGTTACCTTAAAAGTGTGAATAGAGAAAAATAACTATATTAGTGACTTCTTAGAGGACATTTTATCCTAATGATGAACCCAACTACTTGACTTTGTATCATTATACTTTAAATTTTACAACATGAAAAAAAATAGTAATTTGTATATGGGAGTAATAATTTTCTAGAGAAACTTGAAGTGATTACCATTTTGCATCAATTGAATGTCCCTTTCTCCTAAAAGATTAATATACTTTATCTAAATCAATCATGtgttttgaaaatataattttgaGCTTATTAGGGGCATCCTTGTCTTGATATTGCAACTATGCAAGTGGACAAAAATATCTTCCTTGCAGTGCTTGATTTCTAAACCTGGCCATCAAAATATATTttctctatttatttgtccataagaatttctttgatttcttcttccCCTAATACCCTATCATTTCATATATTAGAGGGGAGTATTCTCTAAATTAATGCAACTATGTAGTCCTTCAATCCTTTTAGAGCCCTCTATATAGAAGTGAATTGGACCTTCCAATTTATGCTATCTTTGTTCCTAgttaagattttattttattttaatactgTAGATCTCCTACGATTGATTTATGTTGTGATTAAGAGCACTCATCAAGTAGATCATATAATATTTTTGATATGGGATTGCACTtgtgaaattttgggagctagtgAGAAATTTGAAACATTTTGTCTCCCTCAAAAGTCACCTCAACATTTAGAGTTTGTGCTAAATAATTGAATTTAGTCCAAAATTGAGCTTAACGATGGATGAAGAAATCCTTTACTATTAGAATGTGTATAAATATTTTACTAAGGGCATGAATAGTAGATATTACTTCACCTTGATTAAATTTCTCATTAAAAAGGTACTAAATCATTCAATTTTGTTGATTCctagtttatattattttacaTATCTTCTAATGCAATTCttcatttcaaatttttcttttcttgttttcttctttATCTCTTTCATGTCTTTGATATATCCTTGCATAATAAACATGGTTTTATCAAATTGTAATTAAAGAGCATTATATCTAGCTTGGTTTAACCAAAGTAAACTTATTGTGACTGAAACTTGAAGCTCCTTGATTAATGTAACAATTCTATTTTTTGAACATTTATGCTTACTTTTATCTACTTGATGGTGTCATGAGTTTTGGCAAGCTCTGTATCCTTTTTATCTAGCACATAGAGAGATTTGAAAAATCAACTATCACAGATTTATGTATTTCCTCCTTGAGGTCAATTCAATCTTCTTTCTATTCTTATAGTAGGTTGACACATAAAGTGTGAATAGAGTAATCCTCtgacttcttcaatttttgcttcttATCCTCATTAGTGGCTATGTGAGAACTGATTTTAATTATTATGCTAGGTCATATATTTATCAAATGTGTGTTCAATCTTGGGCCATGTCCTTCTACTATCACTAACTTTTTGTTTTGGCTACATAGGCATATTTTGCAATATTCAATTATTAGTGGAAGTCATGTGGTGAGGCAATAAATACCTTTACCAAATTTCCATTTAGTTTTTGACCCATTTTCATGAAATTTCTTAATTCAATTATATACCTACAAGTGGTACACTATTGTTCAAAGTTTGCCTAATACCTCAATCTATATGTATATTGAATTATTTCCACTTAAACTCATTGCCACAAATTCACCATTTTCCCATTATTTATTACACCCCATTTGCATACACTTCCACTTTCTGCATTGATATCATCACTATCTTGTGTAGGTTCATTTCTACACCACTTGGGATCAATCCCATAGCATGTGGAAATGAAATACAAAATGTTCATATTCAAATTCAAAGTCTCATGCCCTTTCATAATAGATGTTATAAGTTAACTTAGTATATGATTTCTTGAATTATTTCTATATTTTGATATCCTTACTATGTGTAATTAATCATCATCTATGTATCAAAAGAAATTAGAAGTTAGAAATGATTATTAGAGCACACTTCCATTTTTTATAGGGACAAAGAACCTCATTTGCATATAGGCCACTTGAATGTTGGTGGATGCTTTCatcaaatctttgttgcaagttgTAAAGTGAATATCTTTACTCCAAGCTATAAATTTAGTTCGGTTAGTAGTTTGACCTAGGTGAACTCGATCAATGTGATTTGTTAGATTTTTCAAAAGTTTTTATAGACATTTTCATCCTTACAAGCTTATTAGGCATTAATGATaattgaaaagaaggttcaaaagtATGCATATTTCATTTTAGATCTATGAATCATTGATGAAGACAATGGTGGTTGGGATCAAACACACAACACTCATGATTGAAATAGAAAGTTCACATATTTTGCTTTGAAAATAGTTCAGATCGAGGTAACAAAGCTTTTGACAATaagaaataaattttatatataaccAACATAATTCTTCAATGATTAATTATAGATCTAAGCTCATCTATTCCTtacaattatttttttaatattcattttaagtAATAATCCCCACTATATCTATCTAAGTTAATTAATCACTTTTTTCATTTAGGAATATTTTTTTTAGAAGTTTTTCTTATTAATTCCAAAAGAATGCCGAAGTTAAAAATCAGATGAATGGGCCTGGTTGTGAAAAGCTAGGATTTATGCTGATATTCAATGTTGAAAACAACATCCATAAATGTTCGTGTCTACCTCTTCACCAAATTTCCCCCActgaatttaatattttattttattttttatttgttttcccCTATAATAATTGCATCTGATCCTCTTGCTTCCACAATTTTGTGGAGAACTTCTGTTACATTGTCTATTATCTTtgtggagaaaagaaaagaaaatgaggaATGATCTCTTCGTTGCTTCGGAAAATGGTGATcttgaaacaattcaaattttgtaTGGGCAGGACTCACGTGTTTTGTCTGACATTACTTTGCGAGGAGATAATGCCTTGCACATTGCTGCAAGGGAGGGCCATGAACATATTGTTGGCTGGATTCTTCAAGTGGATTCATTGGAACCCTCTTTGGTTGTTGCTCGAAACGAGGATGACAATACGCCATTGCACGAGGCTGCTAAATGCAGTAATCCAGATCTAGTCAAAATTCTCTTTGACCCCAAACAGAGTTGTGCCTCTCAGCTTAATAAGTTTGGAGACACACCTCTAACAATAGCTTGTAAATATGGCCACGAGCAAACAGTCAAACAATTGTTGGACTTGGAAGCAACTTACAAGGGAGGTAAGAAAAATTGAcagacaatttttttttaagatttgaaATATTTATTAAGTTTTCAGATTGCATGGAATAAGTTGGGTTGAATTGGATACAGGTGCGACCTCCATTCTGCATGCAGCCGTTCATGGAGGAAATCTGGAGATTGTAAAAGCAATACTTAATTATCGTGCTTGGCATAATGACTTGATGACAGAGAAGGATAACTATGGAAGATGCGCAGTTCATGTGGCAGCCAGGAAAGGCCGTTGGGATATAATTGAACAATTTATGTCCAAAGTGTGAGACTGTGTTCAAATTCGCAGTTTAGATCATAAATCTGTTTTGCACTTTGATGTCGAATATAATCATCTTGAAATAGTAAGGAATCTACTAGCAGGCAAAAAGGAATCTAAAAAGGCGGAATCGGTGAGCCGAGACCATGATCTTTCTCACAATACTGCTTTACATCTCGCAGCAAAAAATGGAGTGGATTCCCAGGTTTGACATCCTTACCTCTGCCCATTTTCCTGTTTTTCTAGTTATGATCATTCATTTTTCTCTGCAAATTCTAAGAATTGTTCGAGGGTTGGGTTATGTAAACGGATTATGTGTTATGGAACGAATTTGACAGTAACTTTTATATTTTGTAGCAGTATTTAGCAAATACAATTACACGCACAACAAAACAGGGGAAAACAGGGtattttattaaaaaagaaaaaaaatcatccaaaatagatttagattaaaaattaaaacaaaaatttataaaattatatttaattttaatttttttaaatgattattaATTCTCTGTGTTTAGTGGATAAATcataattcattttttttatttatatattatttaatgaaAGGTCAAATATGACTTACAAATTTCTAATAAGAGTTTTTTAGTAGTCCCATACATAATTCTTTTTTTTAGATATTTCTATTATTTAAAAAGCTAAACAAATTTTACTTTTcacaaatattttctcttgaagatttgataataatacaatatagaatTGAAAACATTTTGACATTACCTTTTCTTAATATTCAATTCCATAACTTCTAGTACCTTGCATTCATATCTTAAGGTTTTTGATGGTCTTCAGTTTATTTTAAACTACAGATAATTTTGTTTTttagatttttctattttttacatACATCTTTTACTTTTCACAAAGGGAAGtacatttcaattttttaattgttCATATTTCAACTTCAAATATAATTAAAAgtttttaatataattaataaattgaaatgataaattaTGGAAATAAATTAttagttttaattttaattatatataattgttTATGAATTTATTCACTACTTCAATTTATATAATTTGCCACAAAAACACATGCATTTTTGCAAAAAACAGCATTCAATTTTGAGTGGCTGAGCAAAAGTTATAAGCAAAACAATTTTTTCCCTATTTCAAAAATAATCGTCATCCAaataaatttttttgataaaagaaaatttgctaaaaaaaaaaaatatacaacacATTAAATCCCCTTGGGCTGGAAAGAATCAGGGGCTAAAATCCAATGGACCACCCGACCCAAGTTTCTTATGTCATCTAAAAGGGCCAAAAAAAAACCCCATTCAAATTTACGACCGTGGGATTTTGTCGTCGGATTCAAAATCCGGCTTTTGAAACTGCTGGATCCGTGCTTGGAGGAGCCATGTCGGCTGCGTCTGGGGTCGCGCTGCCTTTCCTCCGCGTGGAGTGGACACTTCTGTTTGTGCCCCGCATAGGCTGCGTCGGCAGGTACCACAGGGACTTGTAGATCTGCCTGGGCACTTCTGTTTGTGCCCTGCATCGCCACTGGCTTGGTTGTGCCTTCCACATCTGTGTTAGGCACTGGACCGCTGGTGTGGGGGCCGTGGAGTTGCGCCATATCAACCGCTGTGAGGTGAACCATGGGTTAACACCCTTGCcacaatttatttttttgaaaaacatgatTAGATACAAATGGGAGGGTTTATTGGCCTTGCAATAATCATCGAGTGCTACTTCATTATGCAATCAATCCCTATGCTGGCTAGTCTCCTTTTTTTACTTAATGCATGATCGGCTTCAAGGATGATTTTCTTATCTCCCTACCAATTTCTCTTGCTTGTTGTACCCCATCTATCGCTCACTTCTTCTATCCCTACctatccctctctcttcctctctctcatctATATCTTCTCTCTATTTGTACCCctctctcctcctccctctctatctatttttaTATACTTCTATCCCTCTCTTATCCATCTCTATATCTTGTTCTCTCACACTGATTTCCCCTTCCctatttctatctctctatctctccccctctctatctttctccctctttctctattaATTGTatctatatatccctctctttaTATCTCCATCTCTgtctctcatattctctctctttctatctctattcatcATTTCTCTGTCTCCTTCCacctctccctctttatatatttTTCTCCCTCAACCCTTCAATCTTTTCGAAGTTAtatttatctctatatctctctttaactgtatctctatctctcccttttcTATCCCTACATCTCCTCCCCCCTCCCTATATTTTCCTCTCTCCCTATTACTCCCTTTTTACATCTCTCTACTTTTCCTCTATCCCCTCCGCTACCCCTCCCCCCACCTCTCTCTCAAAGTTCTTGCTTTCTCCTTcactatatctctatctctctatttcccCCTCTCCATACCTCTGTTTGttacttgtctttgtcaccttATTTCTCCCTATCTGCCCCGCCCCCTCCCCATATTTATCTCCCTATCTACCCCCCTTTTCTATCTATAGCTCATTATTTGtacttctctctatctctttctatccatatctttctctaccaCTATCTCGCTatctcccccatctctctatctctcttagtcTATCACCCTCTATCTATATTTCTCTCTCTATATACTGAAttatctctcccctcttctctctccctctctcccccttctctctcagCCTTCTTTATCCTCTACTTACATCtctcctttctctccctccctctctatctctccccatctTTCTATTCCAAACAACATTATTTGCTGGATGCCCTACCAGATGGCTTcataaattacataaatatatatataaaattagaaTGCCTAATTGAACTTCCACACCTTTCGTTGCGATTCCTAATTTATTTTACTCTATGGTCCTATGTACCTGTTGGTGACGGCCAAGATAACAACATGGTGTAGTTACTAATATTTGTGTCCTAATAAAAGTACTATGCTTTATAATCTCTTAAATCAACTCATTTAATATAAGTTTTTAATTCTAAAATATTATTATTGTCTCCTTTTACTTTAaagaattaattcattcaaccatcTGGAGCTATGTGCCCATCCTCATCATCCTAAGACTCAGTCTGAACTAAATCAGATGACGGGAAAGGAAGCTTCCTTCGTTGCTTGTGCGAAGAGACCTCTAACACGACAAACGCTAACCAACTATTGTGTCAAAGGGTGGTGGAAAGACATCGCAGTGGCCAGAAAGAAGGAACTAATATTCCTACTGCAAAGTTATCCAGATCGACTAAAGAAGTGGTCAATTGAAGCATCAACTACATAGAGAGAGTAAACATATAACGTGGTTTAACCTAACAAGCAAGGGGACATGGAATCAACAACATCCCAGTGTACCCTTTAAGGTTAGCTAAGTTGCAGTTTTGTGTCCAAGCGATTCCATTGTCCGCTTTCTTCTTCGGGCAGGTCGCTTATAATAAGCAAGGTTCACGCTCTGTGGATctcacttttttctttctttgataTATTTAGTCGTCCTTTATTCCTGTTCTACCTACTGGGGCGTAGGGTAAGAATCCTTAGCAAAGTTGTGCTGAGCTATACTTATATGATAATGCATGCATGTGGTCTATGCTTTCAAAGTGGGGAGGTAGTTTATTTCCATCCTGGTTTGTCTGAAATTGTCTTGGCTTTTGATTTTGGGTTGTCTATGTTTGGATGGGAGGAGACTTGATTCAAATTGTAAAACATATTAAGCAAATAATTTCTTTTTGGAGAAATTGGTTGAAAGTAATTTAGTCAATTATGTGGAGGGTATGAAGGGTTTTGACTTTGTGATTTCTTATCAATTGACTCAATTTTGGACGAATGGTGTTGTCCAAGTGGGGAAGGTGAAATTTACTATGTTCGTAGAGACTATTGTTGTCGTGACTGGGTTTCCTATAGAGGGGAAGAATTTCAAAAAGAAGCCTAAAGGGAACTATAAATAATATTTCAAAAGATTTGTAGGCCCAAGTGAGAAGGTGGTCTACCACCAAAGCGGTTTCAAGATGGACAACCTATCTAGTTTTTGGAAGGACATGGCCATACTTTTGATCGAGTTCCTCACTCCCGATGGGTGTTTGAGAAGGTTTCATTCTCAATCGTTCCTAATGACCAATCACCTTCGACATGGGGGAAGGATGAATTCTTTCTTCTGCATTTTCACCTCTATTTATTAGTGTGTAGAGGTTGCTAAGTCTAAGGGGTCTCCTCCACTGCATCCAAGGCTCATCTTGGATATCTATAAGTTCCATTTGAGTTTAACCCCTTCTAATGGTCCTAATAT contains the following coding sequences:
- the LOC131865844 gene encoding ankyrin repeat-containing protein NPR4-like — its product is MRNDLFVASENGDLETIQILYGQDSRVLSDITLRGDNALHIAAREGHEHIVGWILQVDSLEPSLVVARNEDDNTPLHEAAKCSNPDLVKILFDPKQSCASQLNKFGDTPLTIACKYGHEQTVKQLLDLEATYKGGKKN